One window of Candidatus Binatia bacterium genomic DNA carries:
- a CDS encoding type II toxin-antitoxin system PemK/MazF family toxin, protein MQRGEIWWGSPALPGGSRKRRPFLIVSHEAFNCNEHYPKVMVVHLTTVRRAEGAYPWEVDLPRGSGGLEVSSVAKCGEIYTLLKAHLTELSGTLRSEHMEQVDRVLAVALSLPR, encoded by the coding sequence GTGCAAAGAGGTGAGATCTGGTGGGGAAGCCCTGCCCTACCGGGAGGATCGCGCAAGCGAAGACCGTTCCTGATCGTTTCCCATGAGGCGTTCAATTGCAACGAACACTATCCGAAAGTGATGGTCGTGCATCTCACGACGGTGCGTCGCGCCGAAGGAGCGTATCCCTGGGAAGTCGATCTGCCGCGCGGTAGCGGTGGGCTGGAGGTGAGCAGTGTGGCGAAGTGCGGAGAGATCTACACTCTGCTGAAAGCTCACCTTACCGAGCTTTCTGGGACGCTTCGCAGCGAACACATGGAGCAGGTCGATCGCGTGCTGGCGGTTGCGTTGAGCCTCCCTCGCTGA